A genomic region of Desulfonatronum sp. SC1 contains the following coding sequences:
- a CDS encoding shikimate kinase, with translation MNRFIQNTIQVGDPDTRMVHTPGTRKVFDSQSTNIFLVGLRASGKSTLGKLLAQRLEMRFMDTDALVVDKSGRSIADIVASDGWDAFRGLESEVLQEICAQRGQVVATGGGIVLALKNQELIQQSGTTFYLMTEISTLLGRLNAAPNPDHRPPLSGLTPEQELIQSNIQRSPIYMNLADHILRSEDSLENTLRDALDKLNVR, from the coding sequence ATGAACAGGTTCATTCAGAACACAATTCAGGTGGGCGATCCCGACACCCGAATGGTCCACACCCCGGGAACACGAAAAGTCTTCGATTCACAATCGACCAACATTTTCCTGGTCGGGCTCCGGGCCAGCGGCAAGTCCACCCTGGGCAAACTCCTGGCTCAGCGCCTGGAAATGCGCTTCATGGACACCGACGCTCTGGTTGTGGACAAGTCCGGACGGAGCATCGCCGACATCGTGGCCTCGGACGGCTGGGACGCCTTCCGCGGCCTGGAGTCCGAGGTATTGCAGGAGATCTGCGCCCAACGCGGCCAAGTCGTGGCCACCGGAGGCGGCATCGTCCTGGCCCTGAAAAATCAAGAACTGATTCAACAATCCGGAACGACCTTTTATTTGATGACCGAAATCTCCACCCTGCTCGGACGATTGAACGCGGCACCAAACCCGGACCACCGCCCGCCTCTCTCCGGCCTGACTCCGGAGCAGGAACTGATCCAAAGCAATATCCAGCGCAGCCCGATCTACATGAACCTGGCCGACCATATTCTGCGCTCCGAGGACAGCCTCGAGAACACCTTGCGGGACGCCCTGGACAAGCTCAACGTCCGGTGA